The Parvularcula marina DNA segment AATTGGCGACAGCGAGGAAGCTCGCCCCTGCGCTTCGGATCATGTGGATGATGCAGATCGTTGAAAGCCCTGTCGGCAGAACGCCGAGATAAAAGATGGCGGCCATGCTAGCGCCACTGACCGATGCTTCACTTTGCAAATAAGTGTGGATGGCAAAGGGGGTCAGCAGGATTGCGGCACATACGAGGACCATGGCGCCGAAACTGCGGGCGGCAACCTGCGGCGCACGGCGCATCATGACGCTTGAGATGGCATAGCCCGTCGTCGCGATGATCAAGGCGAGCTGCGCGATGACCGACGCATTGAGACCATCTGCCGGAAAGGCCGGCAGGATCAGCGCCATGACCCCCGTAAGTCCAAGGAGCGTGCCGAGGATCTTGTTCCGGGTTAGCGGCTCATCCGCGAAAAGCGCAGCAAGCACGACTGTTACCAGCGGCATGAAGGCCATGTAGATCCCGGCGAGTAACGAGGACACCGACTGCTGGGCAAAAGGAAAAAGGAACATCGGCACCGAATATCCGGTCGCCGCAATCGCGAGGGCGAATGCCCAGGCGGGCGAGGGGCGGCCTTGTTCAATAAGCGGAGGAAAGCGCCGGCCCGTCGCGAACATGTAAATCGTCAGGAAAATCGCTGCGACCCATAGCCGGCCAGCACCGACGACAGCCGGCGGGGCGGTCTCGACCGCAATCCGGATCCCGCTGAACGACGATCCCCCGAGCAAGACGACGAAGGCCAGAAACAGCCAGTCCTTAGGCGTCGGCGTCAGGACGGGGAGGGCCGACTTCTTCGTGACAGGGGGGAGTGACGCGATATCATCCATGATTTTGCCCCTGCGCTCATGCGATGACCTTTGACAAGCGCTTATCTTCTAACGGGCAATTCAGCGATTTTCATGCGCAATTAAGCATGATTTGGGTGGAAATGATCGCATTGTGCGTTTCTGACATGTTGATTCTTCGCTGCGGTGCGGAATAGATGGACCTGCTTTATCTCCTCCAGAGAACAGAAGGCTCATCCCTCATGACCGACAAACCTGCCCGCAAACCGGCGCGACCACATTTCTCTTCCGGCCCTTGCGTCAAGCGCCCCGGATGGAAGCTCGATAATCTGGCAACGGACAGTCTTGGCCGCTCCCACCGCTCCTCGATCGGCAAGGAACGCCTGAAGGATGTGATCGACCGCACGCGGAAAGTGCTGGAGGTGCCAGATAGCCATCTTATCGGGATTGTGGCGGCCTCGGATACGGGCGCGGTTGAGATGGCAATGTGGAGCATGCTCGGGCCCCGGCCGGTGACGGTCATGGCGTGGGAGAGCTTCGGCAATGACTGGGTCACCGACACCGTCAAGCAACTCAAGATCGACCCGACTGTCCTGACGGCGGATTACGGCCAGTTGCCGGATATCGCCTCGGTTGATCCCTTGAATGATGTGGTCTTCACCTGGAACGGCACGACTTCCGGCGTGCGGGTGCCGCATGGCGACTGGATCGCCGATGACCGTGAGGGGCTGACCATCTGTGATGCGACCTCCGGCGCGTTCGCGCAGGAGCTGCCCTGGAGCAAGCTCGATGTCGTGACCTTCTCCTGGCAGAAGGTTCTCGGCGGGGAAGCCCAGCACGGCATCCTTATCCTCGGCCCCCGCGCGGTCGAGCGGCTCGAAAGCTATACGCCCGAATGGCCGCTGCCGAAGATTTTCCGGATGACCAAGGGCGGCAAGCTCAATGACGGCATCTTCAAGGGCGCGACGATCAACACGCCCTCCATGCTGTGTGTCGAGGATTGCCGGGATGCGCTCGACTGGGCGGAAGGCATTGGCGGCTGGCGCGGCATGAAAGCTAAGGCGGACGAGAACGCAGGCGTGCTTGGTGAATGGGTCAGCCGGACCGACTGGATCACCTATATGGCGCCCGACGTGTCGGTCAGGTCCAATACAGGCGTCTGCCTGCTTCTCCGTGATGAGCGGATCGAAGCCTTGAGCGATGATGACCAGAAGGCTTTCGTGTCGCGCATGGTCAAACGTCTTGAGGCTGAAGATGTCGCCTATGACATCAACGGCTATCGGGATGCGCCGGCGAGCCTTCGCATCTGGTGCGGCTCCACCGTGGAGCGTGAGGACCTTGAGGCCCTCACGCCGTGGCTCGACTGGGCTTTCGAACAGGAAATTACAGCACTTACCGCTTGAGGCTTATTATGTACCGTGTCCTGATTTCAGACAAACTCGGCGATGACGCCGTCCGCATCCTTGAAGGCCGCAATATCGAGGTGACCTTCGATCCGGCGATCGGCAAGGATCCTGCCCGGCTAATGGAAGTCATCGGCGATTTTGATGGCCTCGCCATTCGCTCCGCGACCAAGGTGACGGCGGATGTGATCTCAAAAGCCAAGAACCTCAAAGTGGTTGGCCGCGCCGGTATCGGGGTCGACAATATCGACATTCCGGCGGCGACCGCCTCCGGTATCGCCGTGATGAACACGCCTTTTGGCAACTCGGTCACGACGGCAGAGCACGCCATCGCCATGATGTTTGCGCTCGCCCGACAGATTCCGCAGGCGAATGAAAGCACGCAGGCCGGCAAATGGGAGAAATCCCGTTTCATGGGGCTGGAGCTTTACGGCAAGACCCTCGGCCTCATCGGCTGCGGTAATATCGGCTCGATCGTCGCGGATCGCGCGCGTGGCCTGCGCATGAAAGTCGTTGCCTTCGATCCTTATTTGACGCCGGAACGGGCGGTTGAGCTGGGTGTCGAAAGCGTGGACCTTGAGACACTGCTCAAGCGGGCGGATGTCATCACGCTGCATACGCCGCTGACGGATGGCACACGGAATATCCTTAATGACGAGGCGCTGGCCAAGACCAAGAAGGGCGTGCGGATCGTCAACTGCGCTCGCGGCGGCCTTGTCGATGAGGATGCGCTTTATGCCGCGCTTGAAAGCGGTCAGGTCGGCGGGGCTGCGCTCGACGTCTTTGCCACCGAACCGGCAACCGAGCACAAGCTCTTCGGGCGTGACGATGTCGTCTGCACGCCGCATCTTGGGGCCTCAACCAATGAGGCGCAGGAGAATGTTGCAATCCAGATCGCCGAGCAGATCGCTGACTATCTCCTCGTCGGGGCGGTCAGCAATGCGCTGAACATGGCGTCCGTGACAGCCGAAGAAGCGCCTCGCCTCAAGCCCTATATTTCGCTTGCGGAGCATCTGGGCACGCTGGCCGGTCAGGTCATCAAAGGGCCGCTGACCGGGTTTGAGATCAATCTTGCGGGCAAGGTCTGCGACCTCAATGCGGCGCCGATGACGGCGGCGGCACTTGCAGGTGTCATGCGGGAACAGCTCGAAGGCGTGAACCTCGTCAACGCCGAAGCCGTGGCCGAAGAGCGCGGCGTCAAGATCACGCAATCGACGACCCATAGCTCGGCGCATTTTGACTCAACGATTTCACTGACGGTGAAAACAGCTGAGGATGAGCGGACTTATGTGGGCGCGCTCTTTGGTGGTGAACCGCGCCTCGTCCGGGTCGGCGATATCCGCCTTGAGGGCAGCTTCAGCAAGAACATGCTCCTTTTACGGAACAATGACAAACCGGGCTTTATCGGTGCGTTGGGGAACATTCTGAGCGATGCCGGGATCAATATCGCGACCTTCCACCTTGGCCGTGGCGGCGCGGACGGCACGGCGATTGCGCTTGTTGCCACCGACGAGCCGGTGTCAGACGAAGTCGTCAAAAAGATCCTGACGCTGCCGCAGGCGCTTTCCGCCTACGCCCTTCATTTCTGAGACGATCAGAAACGCAAACCAACGCCGGTGAGGATTTCGAACTGTTCGGTATCCGCACCGGCTTCATCTTCATCATAAAAGGTGAAGCGGTATTTCGCGGTCGTATAAAGACGATCGGTGAGATGCGCCTCCGTACCTGCGCCAATGCGCCAGCCCGTCGCCGTCTCCGTGCTGGAGGCGAGGAGGGGTTCGCTTTCGATCAGCGTGGTCTGCCCGGAAATCGGATCGAGGAACGGGGTGATGGCCACGGTCTCGCTGTCGACATTGACGGTGAGTTTCGTCCAGGCGCCATCGGCAAAGACATTCCATCCCTCTCGCACCCACCATCCAGCGCGAACGCCAAGCTCGATGGCGTGGGAAACATCTGTCTGGAAAGTCGTCTGCACGATCGTCCCGGAGAGAGGATCAGGCGCGCCTGTCACCACACCTCTGTCCTCGGCAGTCGAGCCATCAACGCTCGCAAAGACGCCGAGGAAAGCCTGCCCGAAGGGATAATCATATCCGGCGCTGATCCCGTGGATCAGGCCATCGGCGCGGTCGTCATCGCCGGTCGCGCCAAGTGTGATCATATCCCAGCCCGTCCGGGCCTCGATGCGAAGGCCGCGCAGCTCTGTCTTCTCACCAGCGGCCTCGGCGCCGAGCTGGCCGCGGTCGATATAACGGCTGCGGCGGATCTTTTGCGGATCATTCGCGCTCGCCATCTCGCCAGAAGGCAAAGTCACGCGCGTCGCTGCCTCGCCCATTAGCGGGCTCGAATAGGCGACCGGCTCGTAGGCTTCGGGCTGTTCTTCTGCCGGCGGTTCCACCGTCTGGAGGAGCGCAAAAGCGGCAATCGTACTCATGAGCATGGGCTAGACCCCCGGGGCGGGTTGTGGTTCATGCCTCCTTGGTATGCGCGAGCCCTTTAAGCGCCCGTTAACCGCGATGGACGCGGGCCCATGGGTGCAAGAAATGCGCTTAGTCAGTCTTACACCAGCGGTATGGAAGGCAGGTGGCCATGGCCAATTGTGCAGTCATCGGCGCCCAGTGGGGCGATGAGGGAAAAGGCAAGATCGTCGACTGGCTGTCGGCGCGGGCCGACGTCGTCGTCCGTTTTCAGGGCGGGCACAATGCCGGCCATACGCTCGTCATTGACGGCGAAGTCTTCAAACTCTCGCTGTTGCCCTCCGGGATCGTCCGTGAAGGGAAGCTTTCCGTCATCGGCAATGGCGTTGTCATTGATCCTTTCGCGTTCAAATCGGAGATCGAACGCCTCGGCGCGCAAGGGGTCAGGATCACGACCGTCAATCTCGCTGTTGCAGAGAATGCCGCCCTGATTCTTCCGCTGCATCAGGAACTCGATGGCCTGCGCGAAGGGGCTGCCGGGGATTCAAAGATCGGCACCACCAAACGCGGTATCGGGCCTGCCTATGAGGATAAGGCCGGGCGCCGGGCGATCCGCGTCTGCGATTTGCGGGATACGGACAGTCTGGGGCCGAAGATTGACCGGCTCCTGACCCATCACAATGCGCTGCGCGTCGGCTTCGGTGTTGATCCGGTCGACAAGGACGAACTGCTCGGTCAGCTCAAAGAGATTGCCGGGTTCATATTGCCCTTTGCCGTGCCGGTCTGGCGGCTTCTCGATGATGCGCGGCGGGCGGGCAAGCGGATCCTCTTCGAAGGCGCGCAAGGCGTGCTCCTCGATGTCGATCACGGCACCTATCCCTATGTGACCTCCTCGAACACGGTGACTGGTCAGGCGGCCGGCGGCGCAGGCGTTGCGCCGTCACAGATCGGCTATGTGCTCGGCATCGTCAAAGCCTATACGACCCGCGTCGGCGAAGGGCCGTTCCCGACCGAATTGCTCGATGAAACGGGCCAGCGGTTGGGTGAGCGCGGACATGAATTCGGCACCGTCACCGGGCGCCAGCGGCGCTGCGGCTGGTTCGATGCGGCCCTCGTGCGGCAGTCACTGAAGATTGCCGGTGTGGACGGCATCGCGCTCACCAAGCTCGACGTACTGGACGGCTTTGAAGAGCTGAAAATCTGTACCGGGTATAAAATCGGCGGTGAGGTCTATGACTATCTGCCCGCCGGGATGGATGCGCAGGCGGCAGCTGAGCCGATCTATGAAACCCTGCCGGGCTGGTCTGACTCAACGGTCGGCGCGCGGAGCTGGGCGGATCTTCCGGCCGAAGCGGCAAAATATGTCCGCCGGGTCGAGGAGATGATCGAATGCCCTGTGGCGCTCGTCTCGACCTCGCCGGAGCGTGAGGATGTGATCCTCGTGCGTGATCCGTTTGCCGACTAATTTGCGGCAGGTTCACTCAGCCAGTAGGTCAGCCCGCCCGCGTCACAGTGCCGGTTGATCCGGTAATGCTTGATCCGGGCGAGGATTTCTTCGGCGCGGTAGCGATTGTCAAAACCGTACCAGCCGGTGCCATTCGCCTCGATGATCCAGCGGCCCTTTGACCATGTCTCGCCCGTCCTGCGCGGAGACTGCCAGCGGACCTTCATGTCATCAAAGGGAATTGCCGAGCATTTTGTGTCGGAATGGGCGGTGGAAGGAATTTTGCCTTCACTCATGTAATACTGGAACGGTGCGGCGAGCGATCGTTCGCCAACGAAGCATTTCTCAGCGAACCCTTCTGCCTTGAAGACGCGCAAGGCTTGTTCAGCCTCTGGGCGGGAAGTGCCGAGCTTTGCGATGACGAAGGGCAGGCCGGAGACGGTTGAGGCCAGCTGAAACTCATCGCCATTCTTCTCGATGGCGAGGTTGTTCGGGTTGAAGGCGGCGCATTTCTCGTCCGCGCTGCCGAAAAGATATCTGTCGGTACAGGCCTTGTTGTCAGACTCATTTGATTCAGGGATCTGGTTGTCCGGATCGAGGGTGACGCAGACCCGATAGAGCCCTTTCCCCGTCGTTGCCGGTATCTTGAGGCTGAACCCGGCATTAAGGCTTTCGCCGGAGGGGATATCCTCGGCATAGCTATACTCATTTGTACTCTGATGGCTTTCATCCGATAGGCGGATGAGGTCGATTTTTGCCAGCGTGTAGGCGCGGGGGCGGTCGGTCCGGCCCGGTGCGGCGGCTTCGATTTTCCCTGCATTGGCGATGGCCAGCTCGACGCGGCCATTGCCGCCGAATTTCGGATAGCTGAACCAGTCATCATCGGCGATAACGAGATTGGCCCGGCTCCTCGGCAGGACCTCCGTGTCCTCAGGTTGCGGGCGGGCCACAAAATCATAAGCGCGAACCGTGCCGTCCACATGATCGAGCTGCGTGCCTGTCGGGGTTGCGAGGCTGTCGATCGTGAAAGGCCCCAGACGGACATTCAGCTCAAGAACGTCGAGAGCAAGATGCAGCTGCACCGCGCTCTTGGGGGAAGCATTAAAGGACAGATCGTAACGCGGCTCAGCCAGTGTGAGGTTCATGAAGGCTGCATTCTCGGATTGTGCCTGCGGGCTGCTGCCTTTGGGGGAGAGGCGTAATTGTGCTGGGCCAGTTCCTGTACGGAATTTATAAGGCACGCTTGTGGGATCACTGTCCGGTACTGGTGTGCCGTCCTCATCGAGACTGTAAAGGCGCGAGGTCTCATCATCACGGAAGGAGAGCGAGCCCGTGCCAGGGATCAATACATGACCATTCATGCCGAGGTTGATCTTCGCTGAGACGCCTGACGTGGTGAGGCTGTCAGCGATACCCGGCGCGCCATCGGGCTCGGCCAAAGTCGCCCGGCCAAGATCAATCTCGCTTTCCGATTGGGTCCGCAGAGAGCGGAGATCCTTATCGGTGGGCGGCACACAGCTGCCATCGCGTTTGCGTGTCGGAATGCTCGCATGGACGGTGCAGGAGATGACCGAAGAGTAGATATATTGCTCGTCCGTGCGATAGGCCGCCGGAATGCCGGCCGCGCCGTATAATTCATCTGCGGTGATCCCATCTGCGCCGCCGGGCAAGGCACCTGCTGCCAGCACCGTCATCTGGCGCTCAAGCGGGATCCGTCCATCGCTTGAGGGCGCAGGGCGGCTCGTTGCATTCACCTGCAACGGCATGCGGAACGCCAACCCATAACGGATGGATGACTGGGTACGGATGAAAAAGCGCTTCGTATAGGTGGTTTCCCGCGCAAAGGTGAGTTCGATGCGCTCAAAAACGTCACGGCCTGTATGACTGCCGGTCAGGAAGAAGATATCTTCATAAGCGATATCGCCGGGGATCAGCTCCTTGACCATCCGTGTGGGGCCGATATCGATATTCTGACCCGTGGCGGCGTCTGCGGCTTCAGTCGTGGATACGGGCGGTAATTCAACACCCGCGATCTTTTGCGTTGGGGTCGTAAGGCTGATCGGATCGCCCGGGCGCCGGCGGTCACGCGGCAAAGGAGGCAGCTCTGTTTCTTCCGTCACCACCGTATCCGCGCTGCCCGTCACATTGCCGCCATTCGTGAAGCTGGCGGCGGAGAGTTTCGATTTGCGCACGATGCTGGTGACGCGAAGGGCCCGATACCGGTCGGTGTCGACAAGAAATCTGTAAAAATCCGAATCTGATTTCTCTGAGAGGCCTCTCAACGTATGGCCATCCCGGAATTTCTCGGACGGATTGAGCTTCTCCGCCGCTTCCATCCTTGTCCTGAGCTGATTGAGGGCCGAGCCTTCCTTGAAGTCAGCTTCAACATCCGTGTTGTTAAAACACAGCTCACGGAGGAAGCGTTTCGTCGCATTCGCGTCGTCCTTTTTCCCGTCGCAGGCTTTGGACAGGAGAGTAAAAGACAGCTCCCGGTCGACGATATAGGCGTCCTCCATATCGTAGATTTTTTCGCGGTAGGCTGCCGGCGCGGCGATCAGTCCCTGACTGACCATCGCATTCGTCATCAGGTCATCAAAGATCGGATGCGTGCTGAGCCGCGAGGTCGTCAGATAGGTGCCGAAATCAAACTCGATCCCATCGCCGAGATCGACGGGCTCGAGCTTTGTGCGCCCGAGAGAGGTCGTTGTGTAGCTGGCGAGGAAGACGGGCGACTGTTCGGCGGCGATCAGGAATTCATCGGTATCGAAATCGATATCAGTGTGACGGCTATCTTCAGGGGATTGCGCCGACGCAAAGCCGATCAGCGACAGTAAGGCCGCCAAAGCCGGTAATATGCGCATCCTACATCCCCCATGCCCACGCGAGGGGAGTCTTGGTTAATGACTAATAGGTGTCAAGCATTCAGGCCATGCAATCAGCTGGCGAAAAGCGAAGATTCCGCTTGCCATTTCGCCAGGGCATCACTTTCCCCCAGATCGATAAGCGCGCCGATATAGCCGGGCTCGAAAAGCAGGTAACTGGGGAGGACCCACGGCTCTTTCAGGGCCCCGATCGCGCCCATGACCATGCGGATGGAGCCCGGTAATTCGCCGATATGCTTGCCCGCGATCGGCCTGACATCCTGGCTGGGGTCAATCGAGGTGATCTGGACCTGACGCAGCGGGCTTTCATCGCGGGTTTCGGGATACATCAGGCCTAGCGTGTGGTTGATCCGTCGGGCCCGCTCGATATCGGCGTCCATATTGTCGTTGAAGAGGATGTCGAGCATCTGACCGGCCAGATAGCCGACCGTTGGATAATCCATGGCTTCTGAGGGCTCTGGGTCGGGGACGATATCGCGCGCACCGATGGTGACGATCTGGCTCGCGCCCAGATGGATGGCAGCGGACAGCGGGGCCGAGCCTCGCAAGGCGCCATCACCGAAATAGACGCCTTCAAGGTCCACGGCGGGGAAGACGAGCGGCAGGGCGGATGAGGCGAGGATATGTTCTGGTGCCAGCTGCGCGCGATGACCGCTCCGCCGGGCGCGCTCCCACGGGCCGATATCGGCGGACGCCACGAAATACGTATAGGCGCGCCCCGTCGCGTAGGAAGACGCCGTAATGGCAAGCGCCCGCAATGGGCTGTTGCCGACCGCGCGATTGACCTCCTCGAAATCGACATGCTGCAGGAGCAGTTCACCCAGAGGGCTGTTATCAAGAAGGGAGGGCGGCGGATGCGCGCCTGCCCAGCCGAAGAAGAGGGAGCTAGCCCATTTGCGAAGGCGGCCCCTGACATCCCGGCCACGTGTTGTGAAGATCTGGTCGCAATGAAGTGAGCGCCAGATTTCCTCTAATTTCCTTGCTCCTGCGGCGAAATTCTCAGGTTCTGTCGCAAGAACGCTGGCATTGAGCGCGCCAACCGACACACCAGTAATGACCGGAAAGGGCTGGGTGCCCTCGGGGGTCAGCTTTGCCAACGCCTTGAGGACGCCAACCTGATAGGCGCCACGTGCGCCACCACCGGTCAGGACGAGGGCCCGGGTCATGATGCTGGCTCCTTTACACAGTTGATGACGCCCCCGTGACATCTGTTGCGAGCGCGCGCAAAAGCAGGGCCTTTCGCGGCCAGTAGAGGGTCCAGAACATGAGAGTGATCGTCTGCGGCGCTGGCCGCGTCGGCTATGGGATTGCCGCGCGGCTTGCCCAGGAAAAGGCGAATGTCACCGTCATTGATCAGGCAGCGAGCCTGATCCAGCAGGTGACCGAGCGGCTTGATGTGCGCGGCGTTGTCGGCTCGGGCTCCTATCCGGAGATCCTGTCCGAAGCGGGCGCGGCCGAAGCTGACATGATCATCGCCGTGACGGCCTCCGATGAAGTGAATATTGTTTCCTGTCAGATCGCGCATTCGCTTTTCTCTATTCCGACCAAGATCGCCCGGATTCGGGCGCAAAGCTATCTCGACACGCGTTACGCAGACGTTTTCAGCCGCGACAATATCCCGATCGATGTCGTGATTTCACCGGAGCATGAGGTCGCGCAAGCGGTCCTGCAGCGGATGACGACGCCTGCGGCCTTCGACATCAAGGCTTTCGCTGAGGGCCGTGTCTGGTCCGTCGGGCTGAAGCTGGGGGAGGACTGCCCGATCCTCGCAACGCCCTTGCGGCAGGTGCGAGAGCTTTTCCCTGACTTGATGATCACTGTCGTGACGGTCCATCGCGGCACGTCGTTGTTCAGGCCGACGGGCGAGGACCAACTTGAAGCCGGTGACGAGATCTATTTCGTCTGTGACCGTGACCGGGTGAACCGGGCGATCGGCATTCTGGGTCAGGAGCAGATCCAGGCCAAACGCGTGATCATTATCGGCGGCGGACATATCGGTTTTGATGTTGCCAAAAGCCTTGAGAAGCTCGGCCAGAGCCGCATCCGCCTGATCGAGAGTGATGCCAATCGCGCTTCCGCCATTGCCGAAGAGCTGACCCGAACGATTGTTCTCAACGGCGATGGGCTTGATCGGGAGATCCTGCGTGAGGCAGGCGTGGCAGAAGCCGAGACAGTCGTCGCGCTCACCAACTCGGATCAGATCAACCTTCTCTCTGCCATCATCGCCAAGCGCGAAGGGGCAAGGCGGACGAATATTCTCGTCAACCAGCCCTCATACGGGCCGCTCAGCCAGTCAGTGGGGATCGACCGGTTCATCGACCCGCGAGCCATCACCATCTCGACGATCCTCCAGCATGTCCGCCGGGGACGGATCAAATCGGTCTATTCGATCCTCGATGGACAGGCCGAACTGATCGAGGCTGTGGCGCTTGAGACATCGAGCCTCGTCGGCTCTCCCTTGAGCGAAAGCGAGTTGCCCAAGGGCGTCGTCATCGGGGCGATTGTACGCGGCGGCGAAGTTGTCCTGCCGCGCTCCGACACTGTGATCGAGCCCGGAGATCGTGTCATCCTGATGGCGCTGCGTGAGGATGTGGCGAGTGTCGAGCGGATGTTCCGTGTCGGCATCGAATATTTTTAAGCGGCGGCGCCCGGCAGATGAGACTAGGCCCCATTTCGCGATTTGTGTCTTATGCCTGCCTCGCGGTGGGTGGGGCCATGATCGTGCCGTGGGTCCTTGCCTGGTCGCATGCTGGTGAAAGCCCGGCCGGCTATCTTCTGGGGATCTTCATTTCGCTCAGTCTGGGTGGGCTCTTCCTTGCGGTCGGGCTCGGCTATACGCGAAAGCCCATTGTGCGGAGTGGGATGCGGGAATTGTTCCTTGCCCTGCTGATCTTCTGGGGCGGTATTCCGTTTCTGGCGGCCATTCCCTTTGTCATTGGCGGGATGCCGATCCATGACGGATGGTTCGAGGCCGTCTCTGCCCTGACGACGACTGGGGGCTGGCTTT contains these protein-coding regions:
- the trkA gene encoding Trk system potassium transporter TrkA, which encodes MRVIVCGAGRVGYGIAARLAQEKANVTVIDQAASLIQQVTERLDVRGVVGSGSYPEILSEAGAAEADMIIAVTASDEVNIVSCQIAHSLFSIPTKIARIRAQSYLDTRYADVFSRDNIPIDVVISPEHEVAQAVLQRMTTPAAFDIKAFAEGRVWSVGLKLGEDCPILATPLRQVRELFPDLMITVVTVHRGTSLFRPTGEDQLEAGDEIYFVCDRDRVNRAIGILGQEQIQAKRVIIIGGGHIGFDVAKSLEKLGQSRIRLIESDANRASAIAEELTRTIVLNGDGLDREILREAGVAEAETVVALTNSDQINLLSAIIAKREGARRTNILVNQPSYGPLSQSVGIDRFIDPRAITISTILQHVRRGRIKSVYSILDGQAELIEAVALETSSLVGSPLSESELPKGVVIGAIVRGGEVVLPRSDTVIEPGDRVILMALREDVASVERMFRVGIEYF
- a CDS encoding phosphoserine transaminase produces the protein MTDKPARKPARPHFSSGPCVKRPGWKLDNLATDSLGRSHRSSIGKERLKDVIDRTRKVLEVPDSHLIGIVAASDTGAVEMAMWSMLGPRPVTVMAWESFGNDWVTDTVKQLKIDPTVLTADYGQLPDIASVDPLNDVVFTWNGTTSGVRVPHGDWIADDREGLTICDATSGAFAQELPWSKLDVVTFSWQKVLGGEAQHGILILGPRAVERLESYTPEWPLPKIFRMTKGGKLNDGIFKGATINTPSMLCVEDCRDALDWAEGIGGWRGMKAKADENAGVLGEWVSRTDWITYMAPDVSVRSNTGVCLLLRDERIEALSDDDQKAFVSRMVKRLEAEDVAYDINGYRDAPASLRIWCGSTVEREDLEALTPWLDWAFEQEITALTA
- a CDS encoding DMT family transporter; this translates as MDDIASLPPVTKKSALPVLTPTPKDWLFLAFVVLLGGSSFSGIRIAVETAPPAVVGAGRLWVAAIFLTIYMFATGRRFPPLIEQGRPSPAWAFALAIAATGYSVPMFLFPFAQQSVSSLLAGIYMAFMPLVTVVLAALFADEPLTRNKILGTLLGLTGVMALILPAFPADGLNASVIAQLALIIATTGYAISSVMMRRAPQVAARSFGAMVLVCAAILLTPFAIHTYLQSEASVSGASMAAIFYLGVLPTGLSTICIIHMIRSAGASFLAVANYVTPGAAIIFGILLFNEVLTGWHVLGLATILCGVFVAQPGPVLSLIQRLKSPRSDRNLTP
- a CDS encoding outer membrane protein, with the protein product MSTIAAFALLQTVEPPAEEQPEAYEPVAYSSPLMGEAATRVTLPSGEMASANDPQKIRRSRYIDRGQLGAEAAGEKTELRGLRIEARTGWDMITLGATGDDDRADGLIHGISAGYDYPFGQAFLGVFASVDGSTAEDRGVVTGAPDPLSGTIVQTTFQTDVSHAIELGVRAGWWVREGWNVFADGAWTKLTVNVDSETVAITPFLDPISGQTTLIESEPLLASSTETATGWRIGAGTEAHLTDRLYTTAKYRFTFYDEDEAGADTEQFEILTGVGLRF
- the serA gene encoding phosphoglycerate dehydrogenase, with amino-acid sequence MYRVLISDKLGDDAVRILEGRNIEVTFDPAIGKDPARLMEVIGDFDGLAIRSATKVTADVISKAKNLKVVGRAGIGVDNIDIPAATASGIAVMNTPFGNSVTTAEHAIAMMFALARQIPQANESTQAGKWEKSRFMGLELYGKTLGLIGCGNIGSIVADRARGLRMKVVAFDPYLTPERAVELGVESVDLETLLKRADVITLHTPLTDGTRNILNDEALAKTKKGVRIVNCARGGLVDEDALYAALESGQVGGAALDVFATEPATEHKLFGRDDVVCTPHLGASTNEAQENVAIQIAEQIADYLLVGAVSNALNMASVTAEEAPRLKPYISLAEHLGTLAGQVIKGPLTGFEINLAGKVCDLNAAPMTAAALAGVMREQLEGVNLVNAEAVAEERGVKITQSTTHSSAHFDSTISLTVKTAEDERTYVGALFGGEPRLVRVGDIRLEGSFSKNMLLLRNNDKPGFIGALGNILSDAGINIATFHLGRGGADGTAIALVATDEPVSDEVVKKILTLPQALSAYALHF
- a CDS encoding adenylosuccinate synthase, producing MANCAVIGAQWGDEGKGKIVDWLSARADVVVRFQGGHNAGHTLVIDGEVFKLSLLPSGIVREGKLSVIGNGVVIDPFAFKSEIERLGAQGVRITTVNLAVAENAALILPLHQELDGLREGAAGDSKIGTTKRGIGPAYEDKAGRRAIRVCDLRDTDSLGPKIDRLLTHHNALRVGFGVDPVDKDELLGQLKEIAGFILPFAVPVWRLLDDARRAGKRILFEGAQGVLLDVDHGTYPYVTSSNTVTGQAAGGAGVAPSQIGYVLGIVKAYTTRVGEGPFPTELLDETGQRLGERGHEFGTVTGRQRRCGWFDAALVRQSLKIAGVDGIALTKLDVLDGFEELKICTGYKIGGEVYDYLPAGMDAQAAAEPIYETLPGWSDSTVGARSWADLPAEAAKYVRRVEEMIECPVALVSTSPEREDVILVRDPFAD
- a CDS encoding patatin-like phospholipase family protein, which produces MTRALVLTGGGARGAYQVGVLKALAKLTPEGTQPFPVITGVSVGALNASVLATEPENFAAGARKLEEIWRSLHCDQIFTTRGRDVRGRLRKWASSLFFGWAGAHPPPSLLDNSPLGELLLQHVDFEEVNRAVGNSPLRALAITASSYATGRAYTYFVASADIGPWERARRSGHRAQLAPEHILASSALPLVFPAVDLEGVYFGDGALRGSAPLSAAIHLGASQIVTIGARDIVPDPEPSEAMDYPTVGYLAGQMLDILFNDNMDADIERARRINHTLGLMYPETRDESPLRQVQITSIDPSQDVRPIAGKHIGELPGSIRMVMGAIGALKEPWVLPSYLLFEPGYIGALIDLGESDALAKWQAESSLFAS